Proteins from a single region of Desulfobacter postgatei 2ac9:
- the rsmG gene encoding 16S rRNA (guanine(527)-N(7))-methyltransferase RsmG, which translates to MKEFCRCLEKGADFLGLNLSPNQTALLAAHARELQLWNAKINLTAITDIRLVAYKHFVDALAAAMFVERPSRIMDIGSGAGFPAVPMKVICPDLDVTMVDAVRKKVSFLNHVVRTLKLENIRALHARVEDLAKDPGHFQMYDAVTARGFADLGKLARLASPMLVPGGRIYALKGAHAPEEITSELERQFHITHKPYSLPFVDASRAVIILEFR; encoded by the coding sequence ATGAAGGAATTTTGTCGTTGCCTTGAAAAGGGTGCTGATTTTCTTGGGTTGAATTTGTCGCCGAACCAGACGGCTTTGCTGGCTGCCCATGCCCGGGAGTTGCAGCTCTGGAATGCCAAAATTAATCTGACCGCCATAACGGATATCCGCCTTGTGGCATATAAACATTTTGTGGATGCGCTGGCTGCGGCCATGTTTGTGGAACGGCCGTCACGGATAATGGATATTGGTTCCGGTGCAGGATTCCCTGCTGTTCCCATGAAAGTAATCTGTCCGGACCTTGATGTCACCATGGTGGATGCGGTCAGAAAAAAGGTCAGCTTTTTAAACCACGTGGTACGCACCTTAAAGCTTGAGAACATCCGCGCGCTGCATGCAAGGGTCGAAGACCTTGCCAAGGATCCCGGTCATTTTCAGATGTATGATGCAGTGACGGCCAGGGGCTTTGCGGATCTTGGTAAACTGGCAAGGCTTGCCTCTCCCATGCTGGTGCCCGGCGGCAGGATTTATGCCCTGAAAGGGGCGCATGCCCCAGAAGAAATCACATCTGAACTTGAAAGGCAGTTTCATATTACACATAAGCCTTATAGCCTGCCTTTTGTAGATGCCTCAAGAGCTGTTATTATCCTTGAATTTCGCTAA
- the ileS gene encoding isoleucine--tRNA ligase, translating to MDYKKTLNLPSTQFAMKANLPQREPEMIKAWEQKNIYKKLREQSKDKPLFILHDGPPYANGHLHMGHAINKILKDIIIRSRQMCGFNAPYVPGWDCHGLPIEHNVDKKLGSRKKEMTPVEVRRECREYAASFVDIQREEFKRFGVSGDWDAPYLTMDYPYEACIAKECGEFGLSGDMFLGKKPIYWCCNCETALAEAEIEYHDHTSPSIYVKFPVEDNAKDLFDADGETVSVVIWTTTPWTLPANLGVCLHPDFVYAAVKTQNQGVLIIAKELVETVMGEFGISDYAIIADLSAKDLENRNCKHPFYDRDSLIILGDHVTLEAGTGCVHTAPGHGADDHIAGNRYGLECYSPVEDNGTFSQGVELFEGQFIFKANAEINKTLEEKGALLKQENMSHSYPHCWRCKKPVIYRATPQWFISMDNLGLRQKALDEINNVHWIPSWGRERIYAMIEHRPDWCLSRQRSWGVPIPVFHCTKCQKVYVTRESVDRIHELFTQFSSDIWFEKDAQYLMPDGAVCEECGSTTFTKDQNILDVWFDSGVSHAAVLEEREGLQRPADMYLEGSDQHRGWFHSSLLTAVGRTGHAPYKAVLTHGFVVDEKGHKMSKSVGNVVAPDKVINQYGADVLRLWAASADYRGDVSISDNIIKQLSDAYRRIRNTCRFLLGNFTGFEPSQVRPIENMAELDRFILHRLHYVVKRCRAAYDAYEFHVIYHTLHNFCVVDLSSFYLDIIKDRVYTSPENSDTRKDAQTVMFMILDALVKIMAPILPFTAEEIYTHMPLGEIKKESVHMEDMVSLDNALEDRELAAKWENIRALRAEVTKALEEARTAKLIGHPLDAAVEIKLPPGDIADKVASLDVDLNDIFIVSNARVVETLDGDVYQGKEIEGLAIKVAKASGEKCERCWRFDENLGTDPDHPTACPRCTQALKTILG from the coding sequence ATGGATTATAAAAAAACACTGAACCTGCCTTCTACCCAATTTGCAATGAAGGCCAACCTGCCCCAGCGGGAACCTGAGATGATCAAAGCCTGGGAGCAGAAAAACATTTATAAAAAACTGCGGGAACAATCCAAGGACAAGCCCCTTTTTATTCTCCATGACGGTCCTCCCTATGCCAACGGCCATCTTCACATGGGCCATGCCATCAATAAAATATTAAAGGATATCATCATCCGATCCCGGCAGATGTGCGGTTTTAACGCGCCTTACGTCCCGGGTTGGGACTGCCACGGTCTGCCCATTGAACACAATGTGGACAAAAAGCTGGGCAGCAGGAAAAAGGAGATGACCCCGGTGGAGGTGCGCCGGGAGTGCCGGGAGTATGCTGCGTCATTTGTGGATATCCAGAGAGAAGAGTTTAAACGCTTCGGGGTTTCAGGGGATTGGGATGCGCCTTACCTGACCATGGACTACCCCTATGAGGCATGTATTGCAAAAGAGTGTGGAGAATTTGGCCTGTCAGGGGATATGTTCCTGGGTAAAAAACCCATTTATTGGTGCTGCAACTGCGAGACGGCCCTGGCGGAAGCTGAGATTGAGTACCACGATCACACCTCCCCATCCATTTATGTTAAATTCCCTGTAGAGGACAATGCCAAAGATCTTTTTGATGCAGACGGGGAAACCGTTTCTGTTGTCATCTGGACCACCACCCCGTGGACGCTGCCGGCCAACCTGGGTGTGTGCCTGCATCCGGATTTTGTTTATGCGGCGGTTAAAACACAAAATCAGGGCGTCCTGATCATAGCCAAAGAACTTGTGGAAACTGTAATGGGTGAGTTTGGGATATCAGATTATGCCATTATTGCCGATTTGTCTGCAAAGGATCTTGAAAACCGCAACTGCAAACACCCCTTTTATGACAGGGATTCGTTAATTATTCTGGGGGATCACGTCACCCTTGAGGCTGGAACCGGCTGTGTTCATACGGCCCCGGGCCACGGTGCCGACGACCATATTGCAGGCAATCGCTATGGTCTGGAGTGCTATTCACCTGTGGAGGATAACGGCACATTTTCCCAAGGGGTTGAGCTGTTTGAGGGCCAGTTTATTTTTAAGGCCAATGCCGAAATCAATAAAACCCTGGAAGAAAAAGGGGCGCTGCTTAAGCAGGAAAACATGTCCCATTCCTATCCACACTGCTGGCGCTGTAAAAAGCCTGTCATTTACCGCGCCACCCCCCAGTGGTTTATCTCCATGGACAACCTGGGACTGCGGCAAAAAGCCCTTGATGAAATTAACAATGTTCATTGGATTCCGTCATGGGGCAGGGAGCGTATCTATGCCATGATTGAGCATCGGCCGGACTGGTGTCTGTCCCGCCAGCGTTCCTGGGGGGTTCCCATTCCCGTATTTCACTGCACCAAGTGTCAAAAGGTATATGTGACCCGGGAGTCCGTGGACCGTATCCATGAACTTTTTACTCAATTTTCTTCGGACATCTGGTTTGAAAAAGATGCGCAATATCTGATGCCTGATGGTGCGGTATGCGAAGAGTGCGGTTCAACAACGTTTACCAAAGATCAGAACATCCTTGATGTGTGGTTTGATTCAGGTGTCAGCCATGCCGCCGTGTTAGAGGAAAGAGAGGGGCTGCAACGTCCGGCAGATATGTATCTTGAAGGTTCTGACCAGCATCGCGGCTGGTTTCACTCTTCACTTCTGACCGCTGTGGGCAGAACCGGCCATGCCCCTTACAAGGCCGTGCTTACCCACGGGTTTGTGGTCGATGAAAAGGGTCATAAGATGTCTAAATCCGTGGGCAATGTTGTGGCCCCGGACAAGGTGATCAACCAATACGGTGCCGACGTGTTACGGCTTTGGGCGGCTTCGGCGGATTACCGGGGAGATGTCAGTATTTCCGATAATATCATCAAGCAGCTTTCGGATGCCTACAGAAGGATCAGAAACACCTGCCGGTTTCTTTTAGGTAACTTCACCGGATTTGAACCGTCCCAGGTCCGGCCCATTGAAAATATGGCCGAGCTGGACCGGTTCATTCTCCACCGCCTGCATTATGTGGTAAAACGGTGCCGGGCAGCCTATGATGCCTATGAATTTCATGTGATCTATCACACCCTGCATAATTTTTGTGTGGTGGATCTTTCATCTTTCTATCTGGATATTATCAAGGATCGTGTTTACACAAGTCCCGAAAATTCAGATACACGTAAAGATGCCCAGACCGTTATGTTTATGATACTGGACGCCCTGGTAAAAATCATGGCACCGATTCTGCCCTTTACGGCCGAAGAGATTTACACCCACATGCCCCTGGGAGAGATCAAAAAAGAGAGTGTTCACATGGAAGATATGGTCAGCCTTGATAATGCTCTTGAAGACAGGGAACTTGCAGCCAAGTGGGAAAATATCCGGGCATTGCGGGCTGAGGTAACCAAGGCCCTGGAAGAGGCAAGAACAGCCAAACTCATCGGCCATCCCCTGGATGCCGCCGTTGAAATTAAACTGCCCCCGGGGGACATTGCAGACAAGGTGGCATCCCTGGATGTTGATCTCAATGACATTTTTATCGTGTCCAACGCCCGGGTGGTGGAGACCCTTGACGGGGATGTCTACCAGGGCAAGGAGATCGAAGGCCTGGCCATAAAGGTGGCAAAGGCCTCCGGTGAAAAATGTGAACGGTGCTGGCGGTTTGATGAAAATCTGGGAACGGATCCGGATCATCCCACGGCCTGTCCCCGCTGCACCCAGGCCCTTAAAACCATTCTGGGATGA
- the lspA gene encoding signal peptidase II, protein MRRLALVSICVILLDQITKWLIVRHLPLYANITVIDNFFNITHILNPGGAFGFFAEQSPGIRKFIFLFLSSGVALFVLWLYRKTAQSHTFLSYGLALIFGGAIGNLIDRFRFGKVVDFLDFYAGSLHWPAFNIADSAITIGMGILIYHLVFNKLPEI, encoded by the coding sequence ATGCGGCGGCTTGCCCTGGTGAGTATCTGTGTTATTTTGCTGGACCAGATCACCAAATGGCTTATTGTAAGACATTTGCCGCTGTACGCCAATATTACGGTGATTGACAATTTTTTTAACATCACCCATATACTTAATCCTGGGGGCGCTTTCGGTTTTTTTGCCGAACAGTCCCCCGGGATCAGAAAATTCATTTTTTTATTTTTATCCTCCGGGGTTGCCCTGTTTGTACTCTGGCTTTACCGAAAAACAGCCCAATCCCACACTTTTTTATCCTATGGCCTGGCCCTGATCTTCGGGGGGGCTATAGGGAATCTGATTGACCGGTTCCGGTTTGGCAAAGTTGTTGATTTCCTGGATTTTTATGCCGGCTCCCTTCACTGGCCGGCCTTCAATATTGCAGATTCAGCGATTACCATTGGAATGGGCATATTAATTTACCACCTAGTATTCAACAAATTGCCTGAAATATAA